The following coding sequences lie in one Deltaproteobacteria bacterium genomic window:
- a CDS encoding LamG domain-containing protein → MLRVAAIGLACVCTPLSFGACTLERFACASDDECRGAGGDGVCQPESVCSFPDVACDSGQRYGAHSGGLSGMCVPWAGSTGAVADSGGLGSSSSTVGALESSGVVGESSSGGSLDTTSVGSTTGTPVPSEPLLWFEFEAASTEGFENAGSLGGVAVCGTETCPAVVPGRVGNGAQFDGVDDCAVFGFVDALRLEDGFSLAAWVQRQGTGYGFMGAVTKPVGDLPYNSWRLAVTVDASDVDVARFHVGLVDDTGGTLTTPLPDEQWSHVVGTWDGAHMQLWQDGVLIDEVDNSLYEVDEQPVYLGCDDEHGDIGIARFLHGALDDVRLYGRVLPPEEIAALAAGS, encoded by the coding sequence ATGCTGCGAGTGGCGGCCATCGGGCTGGCGTGCGTCTGCACGCCGCTCTCGTTCGGTGCATGCACGCTCGAGCGGTTTGCGTGTGCGAGCGATGACGAGTGCCGTGGTGCCGGTGGCGACGGCGTGTGTCAGCCCGAGTCGGTGTGCAGCTTCCCCGACGTGGCCTGCGACTCCGGGCAGCGCTATGGGGCGCACAGCGGTGGCCTGTCCGGCATGTGCGTGCCGTGGGCCGGCAGCACCGGCGCAGTCGCCGACTCCGGTGGGCTCGGCAGCAGCAGCAGCACCGTCGGCGCGCTCGAGAGCTCGGGCGTCGTCGGCGAGAGCTCGTCGGGTGGGTCGCTCGATACCACCTCGGTCGGCAGCACCACCGGCACGCCGGTGCCGAGCGAGCCTCTGCTGTGGTTCGAGTTCGAGGCGGCGTCGACCGAGGGCTTCGAGAACGCCGGTAGTCTCGGTGGTGTCGCTGTCTGCGGAACCGAGACCTGCCCCGCGGTGGTGCCGGGGCGCGTGGGCAATGGGGCGCAGTTCGACGGCGTCGACGACTGTGCGGTTTTCGGTTTCGTCGACGCGCTCCGACTCGAGGATGGGTTCTCGCTCGCGGCGTGGGTGCAACGCCAGGGCACCGGCTACGGGTTCATGGGCGCAGTCACCAAGCCGGTCGGCGATCTGCCCTACAACAGCTGGCGGCTGGCGGTCACCGTCGACGCGTCCGATGTCGACGTCGCGCGCTTCCACGTCGGCTTGGTCGACGACACGGGCGGCACCCTCACCACGCCGTTGCCCGATGAACAGTGGAGCCACGTGGTCGGCACCTGGGACGGCGCGCACATGCAGCTGTGGCAGGACGGCGTGTTGATCGACGAGGTCGACAATTCGCTCTACGAGGTCGATGAGCAGCCGGTCTACCTCGGCTGCGACGACGAGCACGGCGACATCGGCATCGCGCGCTTCCTCCACGGCGCACTCGATGACGTGCGGCTGTACGGACGCGTGCTCCCGCCCGAGGAGATCGCCGCGCTCGCGGCCGGCAGCTGA
- a CDS encoding GNAT family N-acetyltransferase, with protein MSGRPAKKSKRSVILRPLLPADLAGVQALHALCFPGMAPWSAEQFESQLRIFPEGQIGVEVDGQLVATSSSLLVDGRDYEGRHTFAQACDGGRIGNHNPDGDSLYGIDIAVHPEHQGLRLARRLYEARQRLVTSRNLRRMLIAGRIPGYAAHADRLDADAYVRSVLDKRLRDPVLTAQVANGFVLIRVLPEYLPSDRESRGHAVLMEWLNPNYAPAHSRATARERIRVCAVQYQMRTVADFDAFVKQCRFFVETASDYRADFVLFPELLTNQLLSLVPAERPGLAARRLSEFTQGYVDAFVDMAIRFNVNIVAGTHLNVVGDRLFNVAYLFRRDGSIAEQHKIHITPSESRWWGVSPGNRVEAIETDCGLVSILICYDVEFPELARVAAAKGAKVLFVPYNTDIRSAHIRVRSCALARCIENHVYCVTAGAVGNLPMVEGADIHYAQSAILTPSDIPFPCDGIAAEATPNAEVMLVHDLDMATLQRSFRTGSVRTWHDRRRDLYAVTFADDDGEREY; from the coding sequence ATGAGTGGCCGTCCTGCGAAGAAGAGCAAGCGCAGCGTGATCTTGCGACCGCTGCTGCCGGCCGATCTGGCCGGGGTCCAGGCGCTGCACGCACTGTGCTTCCCGGGCATGGCGCCGTGGTCGGCCGAGCAGTTCGAGAGCCAGCTTCGCATCTTCCCGGAGGGCCAGATCGGCGTCGAGGTCGACGGCCAGCTGGTGGCGACCTCGAGCTCGCTGTTGGTCGACGGCCGCGACTACGAGGGCCGCCACACCTTCGCCCAAGCCTGCGACGGCGGACGCATCGGCAACCACAACCCCGACGGTGACTCGCTGTACGGCATCGACATCGCGGTGCATCCCGAGCATCAGGGCCTGCGCCTGGCCCGACGCCTGTACGAGGCCCGCCAACGTCTGGTCACCTCGCGCAACCTCCGGCGCATGCTCATCGCCGGGCGCATCCCCGGCTACGCCGCGCATGCCGATCGGCTCGACGCCGACGCCTACGTGCGCAGCGTGCTCGACAAGCGACTGCGCGACCCCGTGCTCACCGCTCAGGTCGCCAATGGCTTCGTGCTGATCCGCGTGCTGCCGGAGTACCTGCCCAGCGACCGCGAGTCCCGTGGCCACGCGGTGCTGATGGAGTGGTTGAACCCCAACTACGCGCCCGCGCACTCGCGTGCGACCGCCCGCGAGCGCATCCGGGTCTGCGCGGTGCAGTACCAGATGCGCACGGTCGCGGACTTCGATGCGTTCGTGAAGCAGTGTCGCTTCTTCGTCGAGACCGCATCGGACTACCGCGCCGATTTCGTGCTGTTCCCCGAGCTCCTGACCAACCAGCTGCTGTCGCTGGTACCCGCGGAGCGCCCAGGGCTGGCGGCCCGTCGTCTCAGCGAGTTCACGCAGGGCTACGTCGACGCGTTCGTCGACATGGCGATTCGTTTCAACGTGAACATCGTCGCCGGCACCCACCTCAACGTGGTCGGCGATCGCCTGTTCAACGTCGCGTACCTGTTCCGACGCGACGGCTCGATCGCCGAGCAGCACAAGATCCACATCACGCCGTCGGAGAGTCGCTGGTGGGGGGTCTCGCCGGGCAATCGCGTCGAAGCCATCGAGACCGACTGCGGGCTGGTCTCGATCCTCATCTGCTACGACGTCGAGTTCCCCGAGCTGGCGCGGGTGGCCGCGGCGAAGGGCGCGAAGGTGCTGTTCGTGCCCTACAACACCGACATCCGCTCGGCGCACATCCGCGTGCGCTCGTGCGCGCTGGCGCGCTGCATCGAGAACCACGTCTACTGCGTGACCGCCGGCGCGGTCGGCAACCTGCCGATGGTCGAGGGCGCCGACATCCACTACGCCCAGTCGGCGATCCTCACGCCCTCGGACATTCCCTTCCCCTGCGACGGCATCGCGGCGGAGGCGACCCCGAACGCCGAGGTCATGCTGGTCCACGACCTCGACATGGCGACGCTGCAGCGATCGTTCCGCACCGGATCGGTGCGGACCTGGCACGACCGTCGCCGCGATCTCTACGCCGTGACGTTCGCCGACGACGACGGCGAGCGGGAGTACTGA
- a CDS encoding thiol reductase thioredoxin, producing MAVVTVTESNFEAIVGQGTVLLDVWAAWCGPCRMFAPVFEAAAARHPGVVFGKIDTEAEPGLAAAFGIRSIPTLLVLRDGVLLLQQAGAVPGGVLDEVLRKVAALDMDEVRRTIELERGASQAPMGGA from the coding sequence ATGGCAGTCGTGACGGTGACGGAGTCGAACTTCGAGGCGATCGTGGGCCAGGGCACGGTGCTGCTCGACGTATGGGCAGCCTGGTGCGGCCCGTGCCGGATGTTCGCACCGGTGTTCGAGGCTGCGGCCGCGCGGCACCCCGGCGTGGTGTTCGGCAAGATCGACACCGAGGCCGAGCCGGGTCTGGCGGCGGCGTTCGGCATCCGATCGATTCCGACGCTGCTGGTGCTGCGCGACGGCGTCCTGTTGCTGCAGCAAGCGGGCGCGGTGCCCGGTGGCGTGCTCGACGAGGTTCTTCGCAAGGTGGCCGCGCTCGACATGGACGAGGTGCGGCGAACGATCGAGCTCGAACGAGGGGCGTCGCAAGCCCCCATGGGAGGTGCGTGA
- a CDS encoding sigma-70 family RNA polymerase sigma factor produces the protein MGPWARAPRSTLGRPRGARRSVDSPRWVGADVSTWPPPRFRGTYAGEPRGAVSESPTPATDEALLTAAREGDRAALEQLLERQQARIYRFGLRMCRDPEDARDVLQETLLAMARGVREFRGASSLSTWLYVVARSYCAKKRRRSKFAPHGPASVEREAADEVERVPDGARAPDEAVAGRQIEQAVEQAIAALDPAQREVLVLRDVEGLTAPEVAEVLGIGVAAVKSRLHRARLAVRAALAPSLGVAPPAAATSCPDVLTTFSQHLEDEISADVCAQMERHLAGCERCRGACDSLKRTLALCRTAGPTTAVPPAVQASVRVALRGLLGPTSG, from the coding sequence ATGGGGCCGTGGGCCCGAGCGCCGAGGTCCACCCTGGGACGCCCTCGTGGCGCGCGGCGCTCGGTCGATTCCCCTCGCTGGGTTGGCGCGGACGTGTCGACGTGGCCGCCACCGCGATTTCGTGGGACATACGCAGGCGAGCCCCGTGGAGCCGTGAGCGAGTCCCCGACGCCAGCCACCGACGAAGCGCTGCTGACCGCCGCCCGCGAGGGGGATCGCGCCGCGCTCGAGCAATTGCTCGAGCGGCAGCAGGCACGGATCTATCGCTTCGGGTTACGCATGTGCCGCGATCCCGAGGACGCCCGCGATGTCCTGCAGGAGACGTTGCTCGCGATGGCCCGCGGCGTGCGGGAGTTCCGTGGCGCGTCCTCGCTCTCCACATGGCTGTACGTGGTTGCGCGGAGCTACTGCGCGAAGAAGCGCCGCCGCAGCAAGTTCGCGCCCCACGGTCCCGCATCGGTCGAGCGCGAGGCCGCCGACGAGGTCGAGCGCGTGCCCGATGGCGCGCGCGCGCCCGACGAGGCCGTCGCGGGCCGGCAGATCGAGCAGGCCGTCGAGCAGGCGATCGCCGCGCTCGATCCGGCGCAGCGCGAGGTGCTGGTGCTGCGAGATGTCGAGGGGCTCACCGCGCCCGAGGTCGCCGAGGTGCTCGGCATCGGCGTCGCGGCGGTGAAGAGCCGACTTCATCGCGCGCGCCTGGCCGTACGTGCCGCGCTCGCGCCGTCGTTGGGGGTCGCGCCGCCGGCGGCCGCGACCAGCTGCCCCGACGTACTCACGACCTTCTCCCAGCACCTCGAGGACGAGATCAGCGCGGACGTGTGCGCGCAGATGGAGCGCCACTTGGCGGGCTGCGAGCGCTGCCGCGGCGCCTGCGACTCGCTCAAGCGAACGCTGGCGCTGTGTCGCACCGCCGGGCCGACGACGGCGGTCCCGCCGGCGGTGCAGGCCAGCGTGCGGGTCGCGCTGCGCGGCCTGCTCGGCCCCACGTCGGGCTGA
- a CDS encoding YihY/virulence factor BrkB family protein yields MTPVTTPSATEASAPPATSLPRRLASFTVRVMREFRRNRGFLLAGALGYNTLLSIVPLFALVVVVLSTIVDPAVLVEAIALQADTLLPGRGDAITEVFEAFVARRTTIGAVGFVALVLFAAMGFRMLDEAFSVVFERSPRPRTLHRLRAFVLPLAYVLLISTGILALTLLMVAFDALPPTGIRAFGLAIDSDTAVPLVKALALLGLVLLLSSFYWFMPQVHIKPRRAIVGGVVAALLWEIVRSIMMWYFATLSLVHVVYGSLATVVVSLLGLEVAAIILLLGAQIIAELERAAAHGRRWYEAAPPTTAAAPATDGVATQ; encoded by the coding sequence GTGACGCCAGTGACCACACCGAGCGCCACCGAGGCCTCTGCGCCGCCGGCGACCTCGCTGCCGCGCCGCCTCGCCAGCTTCACCGTGCGGGTGATGCGGGAGTTCCGACGCAACCGCGGTTTCCTCTTGGCCGGCGCGCTCGGCTACAACACGTTGTTGTCGATCGTGCCGTTGTTCGCCTTGGTGGTCGTGGTGCTCTCCACCATCGTGGATCCCGCGGTGCTGGTCGAGGCCATCGCGCTGCAGGCCGATACCCTGCTGCCGGGGCGCGGCGATGCGATCACCGAGGTCTTCGAGGCCTTCGTCGCCCGTCGCACGACCATCGGCGCGGTGGGCTTCGTGGCACTGGTGCTGTTCGCGGCCATGGGCTTTCGCATGCTCGACGAGGCGTTCTCGGTGGTGTTCGAACGCAGCCCGCGTCCCCGCACGCTGCACCGGCTGCGCGCGTTCGTGCTGCCGCTCGCCTACGTGCTGCTGATCTCGACCGGCATCCTCGCGCTCACGTTGCTGATGGTCGCCTTCGATGCGTTGCCACCGACGGGCATCCGCGCGTTCGGGCTCGCGATCGACAGCGACACCGCGGTGCCGCTGGTGAAGGCGCTGGCGCTGCTCGGCCTGGTGCTGCTGTTGTCGTCGTTCTACTGGTTCATGCCGCAGGTGCACATCAAGCCCCGGCGGGCCATCGTCGGCGGGGTGGTGGCAGCGCTGCTCTGGGAGATCGTGCGCTCGATCATGATGTGGTACTTCGCGACGCTGTCGCTGGTCCACGTCGTCTACGGGTCGCTCGCGACCGTGGTGGTCTCGCTGCTCGGCCTCGAGGTGGCGGCGATCATCCTGCTGCTGGGCGCGCAGATCATCGCCGAGCTCGAGCGCGCCGCCGCCCACGGCCGCCGCTGGTACGAGGCCGCGCCGCCCACGACCGCCGCGGCGCCGGCGACCGACGGCGTTGCGACGCAGTGA
- a CDS encoding glycosyltransferase, which translates to MIFEDPTRRRRRWSSRLALAVVTAAALVGLGVLAGRALPTARSLPATVVAPHATTTWAESPPSDPTGPDDDAIAPPPTREYLALLRAREQAADRALARIDDAALPLPEGTHLVFHVDAPDADASVVAHAEDIDAISPDWFRVRGADCTVEVMPGAGHEPRPSHALLLPRVANLDGDRWTSAETSSLLADDDARACVASTLAAELIERGADGVNLDLEALAPEDAGGVVQLLVELREALHPAGLRVTIDVAAGDPAFDLARIDRVADAVVLMAYDQHHADGAPGPIAARAWLGQQVDSALAAIDRERLVVALGGYCYDWPRSGAATSRTLDEAWILAARHGLRPRTVAETGNLAFAYDGDAGEHRVWCLDAAAGADALASLDARGLHRTALWRAGTEDTQWWPVLRAATPEGRAAALRQLPAPAGVVTQGRGDVIVRQAERRSGRRVVELDAAGFVRSAELEPPHPTLLQRVGDTEGAGVVLTFDDGPDPTWTPALLDALAELRAPASFFVVGEQALAHPELVRRAAADGHVVASHSWSHPDMAALPRADADGELERTARLLEALLGHGVLFYRAPFTASFDDADADQVEQHAAAFDHGYAYVAASVDPADWDHADADAIVARVLAQVDDGGRVVVLHDGGGDRGATVEAVRRLVPELARRGHPIIGLDSYLGHPPAALAPALPLPHAAIGVANGVWSSLYAGSAAVLPWLFAICTALAAARIVALAGLVLRRPPAQPRRAPPRRPLVSVLLPSFNEAAVIESSVRSLLAGDYGELEVIVIDDGSTDDTAAIALRLAREDHRVRCLRKPNGGKASAANLGIAAARGEIIVAVDADTQIAADAIARMVAHFDDPEVVAVCGNVEVGNVCSALTAFQAIEYITSQNFDRRAFAALNCIGVVPGALGAWRRSAVQAVGGYSHDTLVEDADLTLTVLRSGGRITYEPRAVGRTEAPLSLGALWKQRFRWTYGTYQCLAKHRGALLRGTLGWVALPNVLLFQVLFPLVSPIGDAALLFALATGSWSAVLSGYLGFLAMDLLASVLAFALDRKPMRWLPLLLIQRFTYRQFLYLVSLRAMIAVLAGGRHGWRKLERTATVIPLGAPQTATLDRAA; encoded by the coding sequence ATGATCTTCGAAGACCCGACGCGACGACGACGACGATGGAGCTCCCGACTCGCCCTCGCCGTCGTCACGGCGGCGGCGCTGGTGGGACTCGGGGTGCTCGCAGGGCGAGCGCTGCCCACCGCGCGCAGCCTGCCGGCGACCGTGGTGGCCCCGCACGCCACGACCACGTGGGCCGAATCGCCGCCGTCCGACCCGACGGGCCCGGACGACGACGCGATCGCACCGCCGCCGACGCGCGAGTACCTCGCGCTGCTGCGGGCCCGCGAGCAGGCGGCCGATCGCGCGCTCGCCCGCATCGACGACGCCGCGCTGCCGCTGCCCGAGGGCACCCACCTGGTCTTCCACGTCGACGCCCCCGACGCCGACGCCAGCGTCGTTGCGCACGCCGAGGACATCGACGCGATCTCGCCCGATTGGTTCCGCGTGCGCGGGGCCGACTGCACCGTCGAAGTGATGCCCGGTGCGGGCCACGAACCGCGCCCTTCCCACGCGCTGCTGCTCCCGCGCGTGGCCAACCTCGACGGCGATCGCTGGACCAGTGCCGAGACCTCGAGCTTGCTGGCCGACGACGACGCCCGCGCCTGCGTCGCGTCGACGCTGGCGGCGGAGCTCATCGAGCGCGGCGCCGACGGGGTCAACCTCGACCTCGAGGCGCTCGCACCCGAGGACGCCGGCGGTGTGGTGCAGCTGCTCGTCGAGCTGCGCGAGGCCCTGCACCCTGCCGGGTTGCGCGTGACCATCGACGTCGCGGCCGGCGATCCCGCGTTCGACCTCGCCCGCATCGATCGAGTCGCCGACGCCGTGGTGTTGATGGCCTACGACCAGCACCACGCCGACGGTGCGCCTGGCCCGATCGCGGCGCGTGCATGGCTGGGCCAGCAGGTCGACTCCGCACTGGCCGCGATCGACCGCGAGCGTCTGGTCGTCGCGCTCGGCGGCTACTGCTACGACTGGCCGCGCAGCGGCGCTGCAACCTCGCGCACACTGGACGAGGCGTGGATCCTCGCGGCGCGCCACGGCCTACGCCCGCGGACCGTCGCTGAGACCGGCAACCTCGCGTTCGCCTACGATGGCGATGCGGGCGAGCATCGCGTGTGGTGCCTCGATGCCGCCGCAGGCGCCGACGCGCTGGCGTCGCTCGATGCCCGCGGGCTGCACCGCACGGCGCTGTGGCGCGCCGGCACCGAGGACACGCAGTGGTGGCCGGTGCTCCGCGCCGCCACGCCCGAGGGCCGCGCCGCCGCGCTCCGCCAACTCCCGGCGCCCGCCGGAGTCGTGACGCAGGGCCGCGGCGACGTCATCGTGCGGCAGGCGGAGCGTCGGTCGGGTCGACGGGTGGTCGAGCTCGACGCGGCTGGCTTCGTGCGCAGCGCCGAGCTCGAGCCACCGCATCCGACGCTGTTGCAGCGCGTCGGCGATACGGAAGGCGCCGGCGTCGTGCTGACGTTCGACGACGGACCGGATCCGACCTGGACGCCGGCGCTGCTCGACGCCCTGGCCGAGCTGCGGGCCCCGGCGAGCTTCTTCGTGGTCGGCGAGCAGGCGCTCGCGCATCCCGAGCTGGTGCGACGCGCCGCCGCCGACGGCCACGTGGTCGCGAGCCACAGCTGGAGTCACCCCGACATGGCCGCGCTGCCGCGCGCCGACGCCGACGGCGAGCTCGAGCGCACCGCACGGCTGCTCGAGGCCCTGCTGGGCCACGGGGTGTTGTTCTACCGCGCACCCTTCACCGCGTCGTTCGACGATGCCGACGCCGATCAAGTCGAGCAGCACGCCGCGGCCTTCGACCACGGCTACGCCTACGTCGCGGCGTCGGTCGACCCCGCCGACTGGGACCACGCCGACGCCGATGCGATCGTCGCGCGCGTGCTGGCGCAGGTCGACGACGGCGGCCGCGTGGTGGTCCTGCACGACGGCGGTGGCGATCGCGGGGCCACCGTGGAGGCCGTGCGTCGCCTGGTGCCGGAGCTCGCGCGACGCGGCCATCCCATCATCGGGCTCGACAGCTACCTCGGGCACCCGCCCGCCGCGCTGGCGCCCGCCCTGCCCCTGCCCCACGCGGCGATCGGCGTCGCCAACGGCGTGTGGTCTTCGCTCTACGCCGGCTCGGCCGCCGTGCTGCCGTGGCTGTTCGCGATCTGCACCGCGCTCGCGGCCGCGCGGATCGTCGCGCTGGCGGGGCTGGTCCTGCGACGCCCACCGGCGCAGCCCCGCCGCGCGCCGCCGCGGCGACCGCTGGTCAGCGTGCTGCTGCCGTCGTTCAACGAAGCCGCGGTGATCGAGTCGAGCGTGCGGTCGTTGCTCGCCGGCGACTACGGTGAGCTCGAGGTGATCGTCATCGACGACGGCTCCACGGACGACACCGCCGCGATCGCACTGCGCCTGGCCCGCGAGGACCACCGCGTCCGCTGCCTGCGCAAGCCCAACGGTGGCAAGGCCTCGGCTGCCAACCTCGGCATCGCCGCGGCGCGCGGCGAGATCATCGTGGCCGTCGATGCCGACACTCAGATCGCCGCGGACGCCATCGCCCGCATGGTCGCGCACTTCGACGATCCCGAGGTCGTGGCGGTGTGCGGCAACGTCGAGGTCGGCAACGTCTGCTCGGCGCTGACCGCCTTCCAGGCCATCGAGTACATCACCAGCCAGAACTTCGACCGCCGCGCCTTCGCGGCACTCAACTGCATCGGCGTGGTCCCCGGCGCCCTCGGTGCGTGGCGACGCAGCGCCGTGCAGGCGGTCGGCGGCTACAGCCACGACACCCTCGTCGAGGACGCCGATCTCACGCTCACGGTGCTGCGCAGCGGCGGTCGCATCACCTACGAGCCGCGCGCGGTCGGTCGTACCGAGGCACCACTGTCGCTGGGCGCGCTGTGGAAGCAGCGCTTCCGCTGGACCTACGGTACCTACCAGTGCCTCGCGAAGCACCGCGGTGCGCTGCTGCGCGGCACGCTCGGCTGGGTCGCGCTGCCCAACGTGCTGCTGTTCCAGGTGCTGTTCCCGCTGGTCAGCCCCATCGGCGACGCCGCACTGCTGTTCGCGCTCGCGACCGGCTCGTGGAGCGCCGTGCTTTCGGGCTACCTCGGGTTCCTCGCCATGGATCTACTGGCCTCGGTGCTGGCGTTCGCGCTCGACCGCAAGCCCATGCGCTGGCTGCCGCTGCTGCTGATCCAGCGCTTCACGTACCGCCAGTTCCTCTACCTGGTGAGCCTGCGGGCGATGATTGCCGTGCTCGCGGGTGGGCGCCACGGCTGGCGCAAGCTGGAGCGCACCGCGACGGTCATTCCGTTGGGCGCGCCGCAGACGGCGACGCTCGATCGCGCGGCGTGA
- a CDS encoding serine/threonine protein kinase: MEPEQHSPRDVGTVVGADVSTSSLRGATSTHVGRYWLVRELGRGAMGVVYLAHDPDLDRELAVKLIVHRRHARASDSALAWDRLGANATVASLLTGGDEQLLAEARALAKVAHPNIVEVYDVGATSGGIFIAMAYVAGESLRRWSQTRARAWSETLQVCIAAGEALAAAHAVGIVHGDFKPDNVLVGVDGRSRVVDFGLSRAIAGAAAVTAERDTADDPAAELVGSPAYLAPECWSTTQREPSADQFAFFVALAELLLGRRPFAGGGSLVALLRSMQRGFDASELRARVPHELVRVVARGLSVDPRRRYPSMRAALDALAAVPARRRRRTRRRRTLAIASGTMTAVLAGLATRQLVHEQRQGAHVLECERARDAMTATWNDAIAAELSPSAATSLALARPWLDGHVAQWQEGRMQACLRAATGEPPEALDALRSGCYADDLARVSGLVEVLGDPDPLVAGRAVLAAADLPSPARCDDDAWLAIVRPRANDPAVATTVRAVERGLGLVEIVADAGRFDEARTRLAAASLEARAVAWPSLDAAVALTKGRLEVDEGELERAEATLEGAYFAATEAADDELAAAAALALAELVGQRMARFDAGDAWLRHADLAITHAGLGEGELRARALLVSAAIASRRGALEQAELDAAAALALRERLLGDRHPAVAAAVQVLGSIAGRRDRPAQARAAFDRAHGILRATLGSDHLDVAAALHGRGMAALSMRDVAAARSDLAESLRIRERALGPEHPELATSLSGLGYVELAQGQLDAAQSDFERALAIRERALGADHPAVADTLGNLAQVAERRGDCQAGVAALTRALDVVERSAASDRRARVRFLVHLGEAHRACARPDLARAALHDARDLLRDDDPPSLRAAIERGLAP; encoded by the coding sequence GTGGAGCCCGAGCAACACAGCCCGCGCGACGTCGGCACCGTGGTCGGTGCCGACGTGTCGACCTCGAGCCTGCGCGGCGCGACGTCCACGCACGTTGGGCGCTACTGGCTCGTGCGAGAGCTCGGGCGTGGCGCGATGGGGGTGGTCTACCTCGCACACGATCCCGACCTCGACCGCGAGCTGGCGGTCAAGCTCATCGTGCACCGACGGCACGCGCGGGCCAGCGACAGCGCGCTCGCGTGGGACCGGCTCGGGGCCAACGCCACGGTCGCGTCGCTGTTGACCGGCGGCGACGAGCAGCTGCTCGCCGAGGCGCGCGCGCTGGCCAAGGTCGCGCACCCCAACATCGTCGAGGTCTACGACGTCGGCGCGACCTCTGGCGGCATCTTCATCGCGATGGCCTACGTCGCCGGTGAGTCGCTGCGCCGATGGTCGCAGACGCGGGCGCGCGCATGGTCGGAGACCTTGCAGGTCTGCATCGCGGCCGGCGAGGCGCTCGCCGCCGCGCACGCGGTCGGCATCGTGCATGGCGACTTCAAGCCCGACAACGTGCTGGTCGGCGTCGATGGTCGGTCGCGCGTGGTCGACTTCGGCCTGTCGCGGGCGATCGCCGGCGCCGCGGCGGTGACGGCCGAGCGCGACACCGCGGACGACCCCGCGGCGGAGCTGGTCGGCTCGCCGGCCTATCTCGCACCGGAGTGCTGGTCGACCACGCAGCGGGAGCCCAGCGCCGATCAGTTTGCGTTCTTCGTCGCGCTCGCGGAGCTGCTGCTCGGTCGGCGACCGTTCGCCGGCGGCGGCAGCCTCGTCGCGTTGCTGCGGTCGATGCAGCGCGGCTTCGATGCCAGCGAGCTGAGGGCTCGGGTGCCACACGAGTTGGTGCGGGTGGTGGCGCGGGGTCTGAGCGTCGATCCCCGGCGGCGCTACCCCAGCATGCGCGCCGCACTCGACGCGTTGGCGGCGGTGCCCGCCCGTCGGCGTCGTCGGACGCGGCGACGGCGGACGCTCGCGATCGCGAGCGGTACGATGACCGCGGTGCTCGCCGGGCTCGCGACGCGGCAGCTCGTGCACGAGCAGCGTCAGGGGGCCCATGTGCTCGAGTGCGAGCGAGCCCGCGATGCGATGACGGCGACGTGGAACGACGCCATCGCAGCGGAGCTGTCGCCGTCGGCGGCGACCAGCCTCGCGCTCGCGCGCCCGTGGCTCGACGGCCACGTCGCGCAGTGGCAGGAGGGGCGCATGCAGGCGTGCTTGCGGGCGGCGACGGGCGAGCCGCCGGAGGCGCTCGATGCCCTGCGTAGCGGCTGCTACGCCGACGACCTCGCGCGCGTGTCGGGCCTGGTCGAGGTGCTCGGTGACCCCGACCCGTTGGTCGCGGGCAGGGCCGTGCTCGCGGCCGCCGACCTGCCGTCGCCGGCGCGATGCGACGACGACGCGTGGCTCGCGATCGTTCGTCCGCGCGCGAACGATCCAGCGGTCGCGACGACGGTGCGGGCGGTGGAGCGCGGGCTCGGCCTGGTCGAGATCGTCGCCGACGCCGGCCGCTTCGACGAGGCTCGTACGCGTCTCGCGGCGGCATCGCTCGAGGCGCGCGCGGTCGCGTGGCCGTCGCTCGACGCCGCGGTCGCGCTCACCAAGGGGCGCCTCGAGGTCGACGAGGGCGAGCTCGAGCGCGCCGAGGCGACCCTCGAAGGGGCCTACTTCGCAGCCACCGAGGCGGCCGACGACGAGCTGGCGGCCGCCGCTGCGCTCGCACTCGCGGAGCTGGTCGGCCAGCGCATGGCGAGGTTCGACGCCGGCGATGCGTGGCTGCGCCACGCCGATCTCGCGATCACCCACGCCGGTCTCGGCGAGGGCGAGCTGCGGGCGCGGGCGCTGCTGGTCAGCGCCGCGATCGCGTCGCGTCGCGGTGCGCTCGAGCAGGCCGAGCTCGACGCCGCCGCCGCGTTGGCCCTGCGTGAGCGCCTACTGGGGGACCGCCACCCGGCGGTGGCGGCTGCGGTGCAGGTGCTGGGCAGCATCGCAGGTCGTCGTGATCGCCCCGCACAGGCGCGCGCCGCCTTCGATCGTGCACACGGCATCCTGCGCGCGACGCTGGGTTCCGATCACCTCGATGTCGCGGCGGCACTGCACGGCCGCGGCATGGCCGCGTTGTCGATGCGCGATGTCGCCGCGGCCCGCAGCGATCTCGCCGAGAGCCTCCGCATCCGCGAACGCGCCCTCGGACCGGAACATCCCGAGCTCGCGACCTCGTTGTCGGGGCTCGGTTACGTCGAGCTCGCGCAGGGCCAGCTCGATGCAGCGCAGTCGGACTTCGAGCGCGCGCTGGCGATCCGCGAGCGCGCCCTCGGTGCCGATCATCCGGCGGTCGCGGACACGCTCGGCAACCTCGCACAGGTCGCCGAGCGGCGCGGCGATTGCCAGGCAGGAGTTGCCGCGCTGACGCGTGCGCTCGACGTCGTCGAGCGCAGCGCCGCCAGCGATCGTCGCGCGCGTGTGCGGTTCTTGGTCCACCTCGGCGAAGCCCATCGCGCCTGCGCTCGACCCGACCTGGCCCGCGCCGCGCTGCACGACGCGCGCGACCTGCTGCGCGACGACGACCCGCCGTCACTGCGCGCCGCGATCGAGCGTGGACTCGCGCCTTAG